The Carassius carassius chromosome 31, fCarCar2.1, whole genome shotgun sequence genome includes a region encoding these proteins:
- the LOC132111483 gene encoding myelin and lymphocyte protein-like: MAAETQQMSSLPSGLRVCTTVPDILYLPELVFGGLVWILVASTRVAMTSFLVLALTITVPNPLGWVMFVSVFCFVMTFLWLIIFASGGHKNSSSWAAADFLYHLIAVVFYLSASVILANETIAMKAFSDIAYPFKYYQMDIAAVVFSFIATLLYFIHCIFSAMRWKSF, translated from the exons ATGGCAGCAGAGACGCAGCAGATGTCGAGTCTGCCCAGCGGACTCCGGGTCTGTACAACCGTACCGGACATCCTCTACCTGCCCGAGCTG GTGTTTGGAGGGCTGGTATGGATCCTGGTAGCATCCACACGTGTGGCAATGACCTCATTTTTGGTATTGGCCCTAACAATAACAGTGCCAAACCCTCTAGGATGGGTGATGTTTGTATCAGTCTTCTGCTTTGTGATGACCTTCCTCTGGCTCATCATCTTCGCCTCCGGAGGACACAAAAACAGCAGCAGCTGGGCTGCAGCG GACTTCTTGTATCACCTGATTGCTGTTGTATTCTATCTGAGTGCCTCAGTGATCCTGGCCAATGAGACTATTGCCATGAAAGCGTTTTCGGACATAGCATATCCCTTTAAGTACTATCAAATGGACATTGCAGCTGTG GTGTTCTCGTTTATTGCCACATTGCTGTACTTCATCCATTGCATCTTTTCTGCTATGCGATGGAAATCCTTCTAA